AAGATCATTATTGTGATGGATTCCAGTTTAGAATAATACATTTAGTGTAGTATTCTCTTTTGTTCaagtaatattttcattattttattattatattcaaatgGAATATTTTATTCGTAATTTGATAAATATCTGCATGTGAAATCAAGGTTTTATTAACctaataaacatgttttttttttatcatgtctTTAAGGAACTCTCTGCTCGGTTACTCTCGATCAACAGTGAAGAAGATGTCATATTcgttacatttaaaacatttgaggAGATATGGAAATTCAGCACATATTACACATTGGGTATGTTCTACGTTtacctctaaaaaaaaacaaaataactttgaAATTATGGAGCAGATTATTTGATGCTGGCACATCCTGGCCCTGTAAGACAGGAACATATGATTTTTCTGGGGTGATTTTTGTGGTGCAGTGGTTGTTGACTTTTGTTGAAATTGATGCTAGGCTTCCTTGGACAGTGCATGGAGAATCTGCTCATGGACCAAGAGTTCTGGCTGAACTCACTGGAGCAGGATGATCCCGGAATAGAAGTCTCAGTTGAAGAAGAAACACTGAGCCTCATGTACAAAGGGATCTTAATGCAAGAAGGTAACTCATGCGGTTGAATTTCACTTCTTTTTCATAAAATTCAAGTTACCAAGCAGGTAAATGCAGGCAGTGAGCAAAAACACCCATGCAGTGTCACTTAATTAGAGTGTGTGGCCTCGATGTTTGTTCTGTATGGCCAGATTGTCTACCAGTGTAATCGTATAGGAGAAATATGACACTCTTCAGCAAGAGACTCAACCAGTTTATTCTTAGTTGTGGGAAGACAGAAATGTTGTTTTCATTCCACAATATCCCATAAATGCTCGACTGGTTTCAGATCCAATGACCGAGAAGGCCGTGACAGTCTCAGTGCAGTGCTTCCAAATCATGCAGGCCTGTAAACAGAggcattgtcatttttaaagacacccctctctgcaggaaataaatgtttttacatgtgGTGAAGATGATCACTCAAGTACCATTCAGTAACAACTGACAATGACTTTTCTTTCTATGGGTCCTGGGAAAATACTCCCTGCACAATTGAAGAACCCCCACAATGTTCAGTAttggaacatgtttttttcccactacCTGTATTTGAGTCTGAACACTGCAGATATGTGCGCAATCCATAGGGTCTTTTTTCGGGAGCTGTACAACCAATCAGATGTTCGACAGCTCCACCTCCGGCAGCGACCTGTACCTGGAGCAGGGCGACATCGCCATGTTCGAGCCCCCTTTCCTGGGCTCGGGGTGGACCGTGCTGTCGCTGGTGGACGGGGCGAGAGGCACCAAACCCAAACCAGCGCTGGAGCCCGTCGACCCGTTCCACCAGTGAGTGGAACCGTTTGTCCTGCTCCGAACTGAGACGAGACAGATGGTTCTGATTTAGCCTAAGAGGCTCATAGCCCTGGGGGAGAGTGTTGCATGCTTGCATAGCAGAGACTGTATCCTTTGTTCGTTTCAGTAATGCAGTAAAGTTTACAATGTTGATACCATTGACATTCCTGCTTTGAAAGGGTAAGGTTATAATTTGAGGACTGTCTCTAACTAACACTCATTGGTTATTTTAACAACCATCGAAAGCTTAAGTAAAAGCTTTAGTGTTCACGTGCTCCCTCCCCCCTAATATGAATAGTGACGTAATGGTGGAAAACTCAGATGTTTtcctaaaatgtatttctccaGATGGTTCCTGAAAGCATGCCCCGAGAACATCCTGGTCGGAAGTGGCAAGCTGGCGTATGACTTCCCTTTCCAGTTTGGTGAGCGCAGCTCATTTCATCTCGACACACGACAACAAATCCTGCTCAGAATAAGTCTCACACATTAGCTCGACTGGCTCGGACATGGAAGCACCTGTTTTGTCACACGGTCAGTTCAAGAAAAGACAACCTGTAACATTTTCCACCTGTTTTCAAAAGGTTTTTGAAAAGGGTTAGATCGAGAAGCCGATGATGAACTTCTGACAATCCTGTAATCTTGTGTAGAGACCAGTGTCATGCAAAATGTTTGTTCAGCTGTCgagcataattatttttcaaaccagatttttaatgatattgttgcacgccagcgtgacacccctgggagggagatgcggcagatCCGGGAAACACTGTTGGTcgccacatggagagagagagaacatacccacacaaacaaaaaaatgtaaacagacaCCTTCACCCCCTCATGTGTTCCggacaaaaacaatgaactaaaacaacaaactaaaataacaaaaataaatgaaagtaaagCAGAGCGACCACTTTTCAGTGCGCCGCTCGTTGCTGGTCAGCTTTTCAgttgtccagtttttttctgtctttagtGTGCAGAAAAACGAAACGCAAAAAActccaaaacaaaactgaaacactcgctctctctcggtGTGCAGTAAAGTTTAACTGAGTAAttaacagaggtggaaaatccaggttcaggaagtaaaagtcctctcCAATATtggctggctgagttcatgggtgcaagaaacacacggcaggagtTTTACTTagtgacccctggactttccaccggTGGTAATGAACTAATTATCTGTCTCTTGTCTGTCCCTCAGCCGTAGGGTCCTGCGTGGCCACCGTAGAATACGATGCTTGTGGGCCGGACGAGCTGAGCTTCGACTGCGGTGATGTCATCCAGACCGTGGGCCCGCTGGCGTCCTGTTTCGAGTGGTTTCTGGGGAAACACGAGAGCTCGGGAGATGTAGGACTAGTGAAGACCTGTCTGGTCAAACCTACCGACTCGCTTTGTGAGTAAGTGTCCCTCCCACATTTGTGCTTCAGCTCATCacaagattttatatttttatgattacaTTAATATAATGCATAAATCATTTATTCACATTCAAGAACTCACTACAGAGCTGTCAGTCAGAGCTGTCACCCAGTAATACACGTACAATCAATCTTGCTTCACTTCTCAAtgtaaatttcctttttttgttaaagacAAATATGAATTTCTGGTACCTTTTGTCCATCCCATGTTTGTAGGTCGACAGAAGCTTTTTTAGACAAAGAGGACAGGCTGCTATTTAACATGAATGACAAGCATAGTAGAGCAGAGATGATCGCTTTGTTGAATAAAACATCCAAAAGTGATGTTGGCACTGTCTACAAACTAGGTAAGGAAACtattcattcattaaactgTTTATTCAACTGTTCAATATCAGTGGAAATGATTAAACCTATTGTGCCTGTGCAACTGAGATGAAGAATTCAcacaattttcatttatttgtctgcGAGTGTCGATTTCCATTTATCTAGATAACTGGATATTAATTTAAGTTTCTGTGACTTCTGTTAGTTTAGTATAGCATGTATAGGTTCATAATACAAGGATAACCTACCATATACTAAATAGTGTATGTGTTTTAGGAGTTAATGAGTACATCTGTGGACCTTGTTTAATTGCAGTCAGGTGTGTGCTAAgtggaatacattttatgttttacagaTTTTATAGAACCTCAGGATTGTCCAGGAGGAACAAATCAAAGTATGTCTCTCAGTCATCAAAATAGCTTAAGATCTTATTTTCGTCAAGTTGAAAAACCcctgttaaaaaatgaataaaaaaactctAAAAACACCATTTATCGAGAAAATatacttttgaaaaatattttgtggatgTAAATTTCCAATTTCTTCTGCCATAAAGTTTTGTCATGATTATCCTTACAGATGGGCTGTATAATGTAAATGCTTCAAAACAAGAAGAACTAAGAAGCAAAATAGACCTGATTCTGAGTGAACTGAAAGGAACCAGCTCATTACCAGCCGAAGTGGCAGAGCCGTGTCTGGACGATGATACCCCcgagccagcagggggcgatgaCGCGCCGTGCTTCATCGTCCACTTGGAAGGGGATAATCCTAGCTCTGATGGGTTCCTGCCTCTGCTCATGTTCCTCAACTGCGGTGACTACAGGGCAGAGTTCTCCGCCCTCTACGACCACGCCCTGCCGTTTCGCGACTCGCTGTTCTCCGGCCACGCCGACGACGACGAGCTGGTGTCCTATCTGGGGGTCGCCAGGGAGACGGCCCGGAAGAAGAGGATGTTCTGGGCCCAAAGCAGGATCTGCTTCCTCCTGGGCAAGATGTGTGCCAGGAAGTCCAAGTTCTCCCAGGCCCGGGTGTACTTTGAGGAGACGTTGAGCGTGGTCCGGGACCTCTTCACCGACACCCTGCTGCTCATCTCCGTCTACACCAACCTGGCCGTGATCTATCTCATGCAGAAGAACACGGAGAAGTACTTTGCCGTCTCCGAGCGAGCGGCCGCCTTGCTGATGGCGATCCCAGACTACGTCTGCAGTACGGAGAAGGAGCCGGAGGTGTTCAAGTACATCCTGAAGAAGGCCATCCTGGCCCACAACATGGCCGCCGAGGCCAGGGCCTGCTTCCTGCTGTCGAGGGTGTACTGGAGGCTGGAGCGCGCTCAGAACGCCGTGCCCTTCCTGGAGCGGCTGCAGATCCTCGGCGAGGGGCTCCCGGGGGCCGGCGGCCCCGCGCTCAGCCGCTGCTACCTGGCTCTGGGGCGGCTCTACGGGGAGAAGTACCTCCCCCACCTGGCCCTGAGCGCGGTGCGACGGGCCACCCTCCAGCCCTCCGCCGGCCTCGCCCAAAACCTGGGCGGGATCggcctggtcctggagaacgcCCCCCGGCTGTACGGCGTGGGGAAGCAGGGCGTCCCCGTCCCGGCCCAGACGGCCCCCTACCTGAGCCGCGCGCTGGTCTTCGCGTCCGCCGACAAGGACCGCGTCCTCTGCCacgccctctccctctgcctgtcccagctgttccagaagcagggcatgctgggaaaggccATCCAGCACGTCCATGCGCTGATTGACCTGGGCCCCGGCGCGAGCCGAGCCGACGCCACCGACGCGCTGGTCTACCTGGCCTGGCTGCACGTCTGCAACGGGGAGCACCGGCAGGCCCTGGGCGTTCTGGACTCCCTGCTGGCCTCCACGCCCGAAAACTGCACCACCCCGCAGGAGGGCGTCGTCTACAACCTCCGCGCCATCGCCCTGCGGCACTCGGGCGACGTCCGGCAGGCCTCGCTCAGCTACCAGGAGGCCATCGACATCTGCGCCGAGTTCGACTCCCGGCACAACTGGGCCATCGCGCTGGCCAACTTCGGGCTCCTCTGCCTGCAGGCCGGAGCCAGGACCCTGGGCGAGAGCAGCCTGGTCCAGTCCCTGGAGTTCTTCTCCGAGCTGGCGGACGAGGGCCACGAGGTGAACTTCATCGCCGTGCTCCTGGAGCTGGGCCAGTTCTGCGTCCAGCAGGGTCAGCCGGAGAAGGGGAAGATCTACTACGAGTGGGCCCTGCTCATCGCCATCAAGTCAAACCACTCCGAGTGTGAGTCCGTCAGATAGTAGCTTCGCTTTGGTTAGCGAGACTTTTatgcaaattcaaattttcatttccatttaatttgcTGAATTGCCTTAATGGAtggagttttgaaaaaaatattgttgagaGCTGGAATAGGGGTTAGTAAAATGACTGAGAATTAAACAGTGATTAAAATATATCTGACTCTGTTTTGGGTCTACAATATAAAGGCAATGTATAGGATATTTGCGTCCACGCCTTTGCTGTTACACCATCCTTGTACCATCAAAATCAGCATGAGATCGTGTTCCTCTGCCCTCTCTGTTTGAGTTGCCGTTACCTTGATAGCAAAATAAGGAAACTGTGCTCACATCCTCTTTACTGTTCTCTCTGAGTGGCTTTGTCCTCCCCCTCTCATTCACTTCCACCAGCCGAGCACAGCGGCCGTtgtgtgtgtagcagagagGCCGTGCTGCACTGTACCGTACCGTACCGTGctctacagtactgtactgtattgtgtgtaaaGCACTGAAAACACTGGCTCAGCAGGATCTTCAGCTGAAACAATATTCTCATATATGCAGTCCTACAGCTGGGAGGGAAGTCACCTGATCTTCTCGCTGGCAGCGGTTGGTTGTTGTTGTAGACGTAGACGCTTTTTCCCCCTTgccctgtatttatttctttttttgtatgctgGCTCTTGGAATGGGATcctcttggaaaaaaatgttcattttggaaagaaaaaaaaccgtCTTTTAAAAGCCTATGAATTTGGATTGGGTTCACCATTGGGAGCACTGAATTTTTATGTCCAAGTCTGCACAATAAGTTATAGGTTTTTAAAAGAGGAGATGACTGCTTGACAGATGAATTAATATAAGATGTTTTAGAGCCTCAGTTTGGTTAGTTATGAGTCTtgaggctgtgtgtttgggttggtTTTTACAGAttaattcatataaaatgttttaggtCCTCTGTTTTGTTATTGATGTGTTTTGGGGttgtgtgttagggttagggttgttttTACAGATCCTGTGTTTTGTTATTAACGTGTTTTGTTTGTCCCTCAGGCCAGCTGCGGGCTACCCGTCGGCTGTGCCAACTTTACCAGGCGATTTGCCCTGACGAAGCCCAGTGCATCATCTACAACGAGCACCAGCTCACCCTGGTGCGCAGGACCGGAGACAAGAGCCAGGAGGGGGACATCCTGCAGGCCATCAGCCAGCTGTACCTGAGTTTAGGAACCGAGAGGTGGGCGGAGTCCCGGgtccctgtcactcacagccTCTCCGATTTAGTCCCGCCTTTGAGACTTTTCTTGTAGTTAAATATCCTGTGGCCCTTTTTGAATTAGTGCAGCTGTTAGCCCCAGTGTCCTGTTCAAACTCCAATGAAAAACTGGTGCTCTACATCTGGTCACCTGATCACCTGCGTACATCTGATTGGTTGTGCAGTTCCTTGCATTCCCTACCCAAAACTGATTGCAAATTGAGTTGTCGGTCCAGCTACCTGGATGTGTAGAGGtaaatgaaagagaaagcagCTTTGAATTTGGCATGCAATCTGAAAGAGATGTAGGACATGCCATGCAATATTATTACTGCTTGTTGCTGTGGGTTCTAAGGAACCCCTGCATTAACAGGTAAAGACGGGTGTGTCCGTGTGAGTCACACTTCACCTTTGAACTTTGTGACAAGCGTACATCTCTTTCCCCGCAGGGCCTACAAGTCGGCGCTGGACTACACCAAGCGCAGTTTGGGCATCTTTATCGacctgaggaagaaggagaaggaggcgtACGCCTGGCTCCAGGCCGGAAAGATCTACCACATCCTGAGGCAGAACGAGCTGGTGGATCTCTATATACAGGTCACCCCTCAGAAGCATCACTTCTTTATGCCTTTAGAGTGTTTCTAGCAAATCAAGTAGAATGAAACATTAACCcttctgtttaattttaatttcctgtGGATTCTTGACTACTTTGAAATGAATGCCTATTGCCTCCAGTATAGTAATGCCTATTGCAAAATTCTTAAGTCACGATGTGTATGTTTGGGTTAGAAACATGTTCCACTGAAAATGCCCATGGATCAGCAGGTTTTAAAAATCttaatattgcattacatataCATCTGTGTTTGGCCAAGATCTGGTCTCTCCAGGTAATTCAGTGCGAAAAGCACCAATGTGAAAATCGCAGCTGAGGGCAGAAGGGTGTGCGCCATGAGAACCGTGCTTGAGAAGCGTGAACGTTTCCTCACACTCCCGTGAGTGAGATCCACAGAGACCCTGTACTGGCCTGTCTGTCCTCAGGTAGCCCAGGATTCGGGCCTGAGCACCGGGAACAGCCACTTCatcctggagctgctggaggtggCAGGGGACGTCTTCTTCAACGGCTtcagggaaagggagaaggcCGTGTCCTTCTACAGGGTAGGTGGCATGCAGCAGCACCGCACATGTTCCACCTGTGGTCAGACTCAAGGAGCCCGGGGTATGTCATACTGTAATCACCCAGCATAAAACAGTTATGTAATGATTCACacatgaatgaacgaatgaccatgcacaaatacacagaacTTCAGTAGGCATTTCCTGGAAAGTCCTTCCACCGCTTACCTGTGCGGGCATGCCGAAGTGATCCATTTTAAGCCAAATAAGGTTCCCTGAAGCACATTCAGGTGTTGGGTCTGGATGACTGCATGTGTTGCAGACACCTCCTTGAGAATGGATGGGTTTTTGGGGGGCCATTAAGGGTTTTTAGGGGCCATTAAGTGGTAGAGTTCACTGTTCacctgtgctgttctgtgtctCAGGACCGGGCCTTCCCCATCGCTGTGAAGACCAGCAACTCCAGGTCCCAGCTGAGGCTCTCCAACAAGCTGGCAGAGCTTCTGATGCAGCTCAAGCTGTACGGGGAGGCGCTGGAGTTTGCCCAGGCTGCCCTGGACATCAGTGCCAGCTTGGGTACGAACACAACTGCCTGCCATCCATCTTATAAAGAtcagagcaaaaaataaaaaataaaaaataacattccatTATCAACCACTAGGTGTCACCACTCACTAGATTGCTGTACGTTGGTCCCTCAAAGATCACGCAAATAAAATAGTACGTGTTCCATAAACGGCCAGCAGGTGTCACTGTTCACACAATTACTGCATGATGACAACTTGATGGGGGTTCTCCATCCACATATCTGGTGTGGTTATCTAAGGACAAGCATATTAGCTGAAGGCCAGCTGTATTTACTGTTGAAAGCGGGTATTAATTGGTTTTAATACGCCAGAAGGTAATGGGCTTTCTGTGTTCGGTCCTGGTGTCCAGGAGACCGTCTGAACGAGCGGGTAGCCTTCCACAGACTGGCTACAGTGTACCACTGCCTGGGCCAGTACGAGCTGGCCGAACACTACTTCCTGAAGGCCTtgtccctctgcccctccccccttcagtTCGACGAGGAGACGCTCTACTACGTCAGAGTCTACCAGACGCTCGGTGACATCATCTTCTACGACCTTAAGGTGAACCAAAGTTTCAGTCCAGCCCAGGTCATGTTAGTGTAATTATAGTGTCACATGAATGTATTTTAGTGGATGAATGTCTGGCAGGCACTCTATCACCAAATATTCTCCTGATTTTTACATTCCTGTAACTGTGATGTTTAACTTCTGTGCTACTGCGTGTCAATTCATTAACTCTCTTCCTGGCCATaaccttaaaaacaaaaaccttagttttagttttctgacagctctataaactacgcTGGCTCACTCCTTCACTTAAGCAccgtaaaatctttaggatacatTAAcagtctgctgctgtagctggTGATTAAACCAATGTCGGATCAATATATGATTGAGGTAATTAAAAACTGACGAGCTGAAGTTTGGCACAAAgtcctgaaacggatcggcccttGTTGTGTACCCCTGGTGTTGGgtcactcactccctccccgGTCTCCGCACAGGACCCGCACGACGCGGCGGGGTACTACCACCTGGCGCTGGCGGCCGCCATGGACCTGGGCAACAAGCGGTCGCAGCTGAAGCTGTGCACGCGGCTGGCCACCATCTACCACAACTTCCTGCTGGACCGGGAGCTGTCCCTGTTCTTCTACCAGAAGGCCCGGGCCTTCGCCACCGAGCTCAACGTGCGACGGATCAACCTGTCGCCCGACCAGAACTTCCACAGCACGTCCCACTACAAgaccgccgccaccgccgccccgTAGCCACGGCAACGGCACCGCTCACCGTACGCCGCCCTGGGGCTGCCGGCGAGGTGCAGTTCGGACGCCGCTGGCGGGCCGTTCCTGTGAAATTCTGTGATTACTTGCCGAAAAATCAAATCACTTAATTTCAAGATGGCTGAATTGAAGCCAAGCATTTCCGGACCGAGCcgaaaaaacaaattacatgttgctgtgaaattttttttatttttttgtatttgcgaATGATGTGCTGcagatgtgttttgtttgcattttactgACGGCAGGTGATCAAAACTATGCACtagaaatgttacatttaaggGACCACggtcatttttctgtttttctctgccCACGGAGGGATCTGTTGATTCAGAAGGACTAACAAAttgacagcagcactgagaaaatcttgaaattttgttttgtaaccttttttaaagaacagttTAAGTCATTCCTTTGACTTCATTGGACTtagttttttaatgaaatatttgcatattaCAAATTAGTACTCATTGCTCTGGGTAAAGTTTTTACCTGTAGGGAAATGGTGAGTAAGTGCCAATAGAGATGTATGTGTAATTTTGCTCtggatttacattttaaaagccctGTTTGGCTGCTTCCCTAATCAGCATTAGCATACTAATGCAGAGAAatgtgacagagaggagagtaATTAACAGTACATGCTTAGGCCTTAAATCATCtgcatgtttttacattttacgttttttaaattatctcgAAGAGAAACGGAATCTTCATTTCAGATTATTGCTTTTAGAAAGAACCCATCATTTACCAGTAAACTCTTCAGTGTTTATTCAgctcaatacatttttaaatgggtcTGTAGCAGTCGGtccgccggagaggcggattggtctcagctgcgccggctggtggagagagcacacgcacctgggctgcgttagccaatcagcccaggtgcttaaaggtgtgtgctgctctccacaattcggggccgagaccgggcGCTAACACCGagagttttgttttatttttgcattaaagaaaaagaaagcaatcctcagctgggatgctggaggagctggacccgACCAGGAAGGCGGATCACCTACAGAgcagaaaactgaaaagcagctgctctgtttgacttttttttgtctttgttattttagcttgttttagtttattgtttttgcccggaaccagagtcattttatttcatttgtgtgtgtgctctctctctctccatgcgacagacaACGGTATTGTCGCATCTCCTTTCCTGGGGTGTCACGCTTGGCGTGCCACAGGGTCCAAAGGTAATAAAATGTTCTGCCATAGTTTGTTTTAACATTCCCTGTGTATCGCAACATCTGGTTTTAATAGTATGGTTTGTGTAGGCTTTGTTAATACACTGGAGCCCTAAGCAGGGGGAGCTATAAtctgatgaaacatttttaaaccttAGAAATTAAAACGAGGCAAGCCTACTGCATACCGTAGGACAGTGATATGATCAGCGGACGTAACTGCACGCAAGACTCTGTGAAACGTGTTAACTGTGGAGAGAAATGTTTACGCGCATACCTGGCAGGGCCAAGtatccagcagagggcgccatCACTCTGTAATACCAGTCTGCATTCAAGTACAAAGTCTTATAGGCCAATGTCAACAATGaagcattcctttttttttttttttttgaattacacgtccaaatcaataaatattttgaaacagTGCGGTGATGCCACAAAATTATTTCCAGCGGACACAATTTAAGGTGTTAAAAGAAATGAGGTCATTAGCGAAATGcccttaaaaaaatgcattatgcgTTCGAATATGTATTTTGAGTGGTGCTGACAAGAGATTTTAGGTCAGAAAccggggggtgtgtgtgtgccagattTTATATCATCCCTCCATATAACTGCCGTACCCAGTAAGGctaacgcgcacacacagatatgctaTCGTCATTTACACTCTAAGACTGTCCCAGTAACATTGACCTGATGGCATTCTTCACTGTAGGGCCCCTATGTTTGTAAGTTATACATTTGTGGACAACATATTTGGAATAAAACAGAAGATCGGTGTTACCCTCGATAAGCAGCTATGGACATATCTGGGCTGTCTCTGAGGGCTAAAATGCAGATAATGAAATCAAGTAGGGCTACATtaggcaaatacatttttctgtgaattcCCTTGTTCCCCTAATGGATGTCTGCCGCTTAAAATCAAGCTTAGACTTTGCATAGCCTGAAAAAGCCTTTCAAATGACAAACTCTTGGTTACTATGAATCCACCTGAGAGTGGTAGAGGTGGTGATTGACAttctttcaaataaacatttctttctGGTCACTGAAATACATATTACTTGGCCGAAACCCCACTTCACTGGCAAAGCAAATACACTTTCACGACTCAAGATGTTACCGTTTCCCCAAAGTCAGGGggaatgtttctgtttataCAGGCTGCCATAACATCTGCCTGACTTGACATATAGAAAGCAAAAGGAACTatgattgttctttttttaacatacacGAAGATGTTTGTATCGGCAAATTAAAGTTGTCTTCGTGTGCTCTTTTAtgccaaaaaaatgttcaaatataaCAATCATATTGACAAAAAAGGAACTCGCTCACAGCAAATAATTATAGTAGGCTATGCGTTTTCCGATAAACAAACCGCAGTTGACTTCATACACAGGGGCTGAATCCTACACTGAAGAAAGTGTTGAGCGCTTTCTACCTCGGCAGCAGCATCTGATGACAACGGAGGAGGCAGATCCAGACTCTGATCTACCAATGAACTTTAGATGGCTCAGAGGAGAGGACGAAGCTGAATCGTTACAGATTCTTGTTCGCCTCCAGTCTTTAAAGACAACTCGCGTTCTTCGCACTATTCGCCTACATCATATGCACTGGAACGGATACCGgtcatcttttttgttttttgttttatctccaAAATGCAACAGTTCGCAgttgtgtcttttttattttcttcgtCAGGGGAAGGTTTagaataattttgttttctgttaccCATGTAGGAATTTACAGTTGCCTCtgcaataactttttttttctcatattgtGGAAACGTGATGCATACAGCGCCCTGTACAGTAACGTCGCTCCATCTGCAAAACGAACGAAGAAGAAGCAATATGCTTCATATTTAAAGATATACCTCGCATGCATTTTTTGTGAAGTTTAGAA
The nucleotide sequence above comes from Anguilla rostrata isolate EN2019 chromosome 7, ASM1855537v3, whole genome shotgun sequence. Encoded proteins:
- the LOC135259955 gene encoding SH3 domain and tetratricopeptide repeat-containing protein 1 isoform X1, producing MTTSAHPETIQVGNGLESDFRDYRSTQKEMSAEESCHHDHNMNKGGNSESGEGGLDSPKVAGTVKALSTACEDSFPTALSMRLSVVRGPDRLPDEGLQEVLRGKLRVLEADSGEVTALFSELSARLLSINSEEDVIFVTFKTFEEIWKFSTYYTLGFLGQCMENLLMDQEFWLNSLEQDDPGIEVSVEEETLSLMYKGILMQEGSFFGSCTTNQMFDSSTSGSDLYLEQGDIAMFEPPFLGSGWTVLSLVDGARGTKPKPALEPVDPFHQWFLKACPENILVGSGKLAYDFPFQFAVGSCVATVEYDACGPDELSFDCGDVIQTVGPLASCFEWFLGKHESSGDVGLVKTCLVKPTDSLCESTEAFLDKEDRLLFNMNDKHSRAEMIALLNKTSKSDVGTVYKLDFIEPQDCPGGTNQNGLYNVNASKQEELRSKIDLILSELKGTSSLPAEVAEPCLDDDTPEPAGGDDAPCFIVHLEGDNPSSDGFLPLLMFLNCGDYRAEFSALYDHALPFRDSLFSGHADDDELVSYLGVARETARKKRMFWAQSRICFLLGKMCARKSKFSQARVYFEETLSVVRDLFTDTLLLISVYTNLAVIYLMQKNTEKYFAVSERAAALLMAIPDYVCSTEKEPEVFKYILKKAILAHNMAAEARACFLLSRVYWRLERAQNAVPFLERLQILGEGLPGAGGPALSRCYLALGRLYGEKYLPHLALSAVRRATLQPSAGLAQNLGGIGLVLENAPRLYGVGKQGVPVPAQTAPYLSRALVFASADKDRVLCHALSLCLSQLFQKQGMLGKAIQHVHALIDLGPGASRADATDALVYLAWLHVCNGEHRQALGVLDSLLASTPENCTTPQEGVVYNLRAIALRHSGDVRQASLSYQEAIDICAEFDSRHNWAIALANFGLLCLQAGARTLGESSLVQSLEFFSELADEGHEVNFIAVLLELGQFCVQQGQPEKGKIYYEWALLIAIKSNHSECQLRATRRLCQLYQAICPDEAQCIIYNEHQLTLVRRTGDKSQEGDILQAISQLYLSLGTERAYKSALDYTKRSLGIFIDLRKKEKEAYAWLQAGKIYHILRQNELVDLYIQVAQDSGLSTGNSHFILELLEVAGDVFFNGFREREKAVSFYRDRAFPIAVKTSNSRSQLRLSNKLAELLMQLKLYGEALEFAQAALDISASLGDRLNERVAFHRLATVYHCLGQYELAEHYFLKALSLCPSPLQFDEETLYYVRVYQTLGDIIFYDLKDPHDAAGYYHLALAAAMDLGNKRSQLKLCTRLATIYHNFLLDRELSLFFYQKARAFATELNVRRINLSPDQNFHSTSHYKTAATAAP
- the LOC135259955 gene encoding SH3 domain and tetratricopeptide repeat-containing protein 1 isoform X2, which gives rise to MSYSLHLKHLRRYGNSAHITHWCMENLLMDQEFWLNSLEQDDPGIEVSVEEETLSLMYKGILMQEGSFFGSCTTNQMFDSSTSGSDLYLEQGDIAMFEPPFLGSGWTVLSLVDGARGTKPKPALEPVDPFHQWFLKACPENILVGSGKLAYDFPFQFAVGSCVATVEYDACGPDELSFDCGDVIQTVGPLASCFEWFLGKHESSGDVGLVKTCLVKPTDSLCESTEAFLDKEDRLLFNMNDKHSRAEMIALLNKTSKSDVGTVYKLDFIEPQDCPGGTNQNGLYNVNASKQEELRSKIDLILSELKGTSSLPAEVAEPCLDDDTPEPAGGDDAPCFIVHLEGDNPSSDGFLPLLMFLNCGDYRAEFSALYDHALPFRDSLFSGHADDDELVSYLGVARETARKKRMFWAQSRICFLLGKMCARKSKFSQARVYFEETLSVVRDLFTDTLLLISVYTNLAVIYLMQKNTEKYFAVSERAAALLMAIPDYVCSTEKEPEVFKYILKKAILAHNMAAEARACFLLSRVYWRLERAQNAVPFLERLQILGEGLPGAGGPALSRCYLALGRLYGEKYLPHLALSAVRRATLQPSAGLAQNLGGIGLVLENAPRLYGVGKQGVPVPAQTAPYLSRALVFASADKDRVLCHALSLCLSQLFQKQGMLGKAIQHVHALIDLGPGASRADATDALVYLAWLHVCNGEHRQALGVLDSLLASTPENCTTPQEGVVYNLRAIALRHSGDVRQASLSYQEAIDICAEFDSRHNWAIALANFGLLCLQAGARTLGESSLVQSLEFFSELADEGHEVNFIAVLLELGQFCVQQGQPEKGKIYYEWALLIAIKSNHSECQLRATRRLCQLYQAICPDEAQCIIYNEHQLTLVRRTGDKSQEGDILQAISQLYLSLGTERAYKSALDYTKRSLGIFIDLRKKEKEAYAWLQAGKIYHILRQNELVDLYIQVAQDSGLSTGNSHFILELLEVAGDVFFNGFREREKAVSFYRDRAFPIAVKTSNSRSQLRLSNKLAELLMQLKLYGEALEFAQAALDISASLGDRLNERVAFHRLATVYHCLGQYELAEHYFLKALSLCPSPLQFDEETLYYVRVYQTLGDIIFYDLKDPHDAAGYYHLALAAAMDLGNKRSQLKLCTRLATIYHNFLLDRELSLFFYQKARAFATELNVRRINLSPDQNFHSTSHYKTAATAAP